AGAATAGCTCTTAACACAATCAGAGCAGTGTTATCTCGAAATACAACACAACTTGTATATAACTCAGGTTTTATGAAGATAGTAAGAAACTGGCATCTTACATGGCTAATAAGAGACTAGACAACTGAACAATCTCTAAACTATCTGGAAGGCTCTATGCAAAAGCCCTGCTTCATATATTCTACAGTTTAAGCTGTTTTCCCTCCTGTTTCAAGTTGCTGGCTTATTTTTGTCAATAAAAGTGAAAAGCAGCAAGCAGGATAAAAGCCAATACTTAAAGATGCTGTAAAGTCTTCGgcattttctcagttttattaATTGGTTGTTCATACACACATTATCACTGTAATCTTCTTCAAGGTCTAGCCAGCCCAAAATTCAGTGGTAAGGTAATTAAGTACTCCTTACCTTCAGAATTATTCTAGTGTCTTCTTTACTAGAGCATCCATCTACTTGAGTCACTCTATATTCCAACCACTGCTGAACGacagctttctcttctgcagtaCTTCCAAGCAGTTGGTCTTTCTTAGCCTGTTTAACTAGGTGGGCAGCTATGGTAATTAATCCTGTCAGACCAGGACCATTGTTTGTTTGAAGAACAGGAACctagaagaggaaacaaaagtGTAATGCTAAACAACTCATTCAAAAAGCAGTCCCTGTAAGAATAGGTAGTGGGTTTTTTATAGCTCCTTAAAAGGATCTTTAAAGCAACATATCAGAATTTAGAAGTATTCATACTAAAGgtagaatataaaaaaaacaccccataTATGTTCTCTTTTTACTCTATGGGgagctttattttcagtttgtacAAAAGTGTATTCAACATGTGCACATGGACAAACCGAGATGCTTTTAGCTACAATTTACCAAATCCTGCCAATATCAGCAAGAAATAGTATTGCTCGTTCTAACACTGGCAGAAATCTTATTAACTAACTTTTAACTCATTTTCAAATTCAGGACTCTGACTTAAGATTGTAAAGTCAGCAGCATCCAGTTTTTCCCTAAGCAGACTGCAGTAGCCATTTACTGAAATGCTTATTCATACTTACTGTTCTATTGCCAAATGTTCTGACAGAAGGTAGTAGTAGTTCACCGGTATTAGGGGAGGACAACACAACACACCTCTAGTTTTAACCATGTCTTTGTTTGTGACACTGCCACATGTTAAACTGCGGGAAAGGAAACTAAACTGCTAAGAGTCACAAATTAAGTGAATGAATTAAAACTCACTGCAACAGATGAAAGCCCATTCACTCAGTCATTTATGGCATCAAATGATAGAAGAGAAACTGATTAAAATGCAATActtcagagggtttttttaatagcatctGACCACACAGAGAAGCCTGTCTATGTTCGGATTTAATTAGCATAAGATCCAAATTGAAAGCACAATAGTCATCTTACAGCTGTACCAAGAGTCCTTGACTACTGTTCAATTTTTCCACTGAACATGCAGTCAGAAAAACTATGGACAGATCTAGTTACTTGATTTTTCAGACTTTACAGtaagagcattaaaaaaacatttaggtTATTAAATAATTAAGGAAGTTTTTGCAACCAAAGAATGCATATAGTGATATTTGGGACTCAAAGCATAAACAGTAAATaaagtcaagaaaaaaacatataaaagcGTTAAGGCGACCGCACAGCTTCTTTCCTCTGTTATCTCAGAGGGAATCATGTAAAGGCCCTCACACATTTGTGACACCCTCAGCCCCACGTTACATTTTTCATGCCTCAGGTGCCTCTAAACCACGGAACTTAATGTTTCCACGTGAATTTCAAAATATCAAGACATCTACTTTAAAAGACAGAAGTATTTAAGAGCAACAGTTCTTCACTACAGATGCATTTCTGATACTAACAACGTATCTTTTGCACATAATTTAACCGCACCAGCACAGATATAACCGCACTGGCACCAGGAAAacgcagggaggaggagagtgGTGGAAGAGCAAGCACATTTTAAGCCGACACCCCTCCAACGAGACACGATAACCCTTCCACAGGCAGAAGGAAGAGGTTTCCAGAACCTGCGAGTAGGTAGCGAGGCCCTACAGCCACAACTTCAGGCGGGTGGTGAAGGAAGGGGTTGAGGGAGAAAAGGTGAAACCCCCGCTCGAGGGGAAGAGCTGACCGTGCGGGGATGCGCAGCTCAGGCCGGCACAGGGCCCGCCGGCCCGGCAGGGGGActggaggcgggggggagaCCTCAGACACCGCGACACACGTTGGGGAAGGGCGGGGGGAGAACGTtcgcggcgggccgggccggggaggcgggaggggagggaagaagccGTTAGGGAAGGGGGTCCGTGgacgcccgcccgcccgcgccgcgGCCCGCTCTCGGCCCCTCCTCGCTCCCTTCACCTTCCGCTCCCCCTGGACGCCGTACTTGTTCCCTTTCGGCAGGCCCAGCAACTTCTCCAGCAAAGCCAGCTCCTCCGGGCCCGGCCGCGCGGCAGCTGCCATCTCTGGCGGAGGACCACCTGGGAAAGGAAGGGCACCCACGGCCGCCACCTGACAACAACCGCCAATCTCATTGGAAGACGAGGCAACCACACCGCCGAAGGAACCGTCGCTGCTATTGGCCTGAAGGAGCCGGCCAGCCAATCAGAAACTCGGCGCGGCCCACGCATGCGCTGAGCCGGGCTTTCCTTTGAAGccccgcgggggcgggggaAGAGCAGCGCATCACTAAAGACGCATGCGCAGGAGCGGAGACACGTTCCCCCGCCTACATGATGGTTTGCGCATGTGCCCGGTGGGAGCGACGGGTGAGGGGTCTACGCCACGCCTCCTGGGTGTGGCCTCTGCTGGAGGGCGGGGCGAGCCGTGAGGGGCGGCAGgtccggccccggccccggccccggccccggtccgGCGAGGGGGAAACGTGGAGGCGGCGGGTTCCTCGCCGCTCCaccggccggccggccggccctGCCAGAGTCGGTTCCTACCTCGGGGTGCAGACGGCCTCCCTCTCCAACCGAAATAACGGCTGCTCGCTTCCCGCAGAGGGGgcggcctccccccccccccccgcttcatCCCCGGCGTCCCCCGGCCCCCAGGGTTCCGCCGCTGGCGGTGCCCGGGCCTGCCCGGTCCCCGGCTGCCGCTTCTCGGTCCGACGCGTCGCTCGGCGCAGCGGCAGCGTGCTGGCTGGTGGGGCGTCCGGGGGACACCAGGAGGTGAACCGGGCACACGCGTCCCCCCCTTGGCTCCGGCCGGGTTTCTCAGGCTAATGAGATGAGGCTGTTTACCCAGCCCTTCACCGGGCCTGCCTTCCTCCACCCCGTAAATTTGAAATTCTTGTCCAGGTGTAGCCAAATGAAGCAGAGGAGCTGAAGTTTCAGAGAGAGTGGCGTTATTAGAGATTTTGTGAAGTGAAGGAAGGAAGATCGTGCGGAACCGAGCCATTATACGCACCGATCAAGGGCAtcaaaggaagaggagggacaGAAGCAGGGTTAAGAGAAGCGTCTTAATGAACCATGGTTAATGATAGTAGTGAAGTTAAGAGAGAAGAAACGCAAAATCTGAGCTGGCTGTGAAATAGCCTGGTTTAACTGCACGTTAGTGTTACTTGAGGCTTGTTAAAGATGTGATTTAATCACCTTTCTAATGGAAGATATTCCGCTGCAGATGTCGTACCTGTACATCTGATCATAAATgttagaaattaaaacaattttagaTTGGCAGGTCTATTTGTGCAGAATATCAAAGTGCAACTCTTGATAGAAGACTTTTAAACACCAAACTAgcattttttaactaaaaacaATGAGCTAGTCTTGTCCTACTACTGacaatttcaaaatacagactCAGGGCTATCACTGTGTTAGTCATCTTAAATAAGATGATCCTGACAAATGTTCTGGTTCATCAATGAAACACTTTGTCCTGATAGAAGATGACATTTAGATTTGTACCTTCTGTTGCAGAAAAAGTCTGAAAGTGGCCATAGAGCCTTCCTCTGAGTGGGGAGCTATTCTGAAATCATTAGTGGATTCTTAAGCTTTTGCAGGAATTTCTCCGACCTTTTATATTAACAtctgcaaagctgctcttttactttttttttgtttgttctgccTTGAAAATAGCATTGTTCTTTGCAAAGtttttttttgattcttcaGCCCCTTTCCTGCAGCAATATTTTGAAATGCTAGTGTTCCAGCTGTGGTCCAGTGTGATATCAATGAATGATCTAAAATTATACAGAAAGACTCCATTTTCAGTGGGTAAATTGATAGGTTTtgccaattttttaaaaacctagTTGATTGTTTCATTATTGAAAGTGAAATCTTTCAGCAATGAAACATCTATCAGTAAAGATACACCTACATTTACAggttattttatatatttataattcTTAAATGCTTTGGAACCTAGAAGGTGAGACTTAT
The Haliaeetus albicilla chromosome 21, bHalAlb1.1, whole genome shotgun sequence genome window above contains:
- the EEF1E1 gene encoding eukaryotic translation elongation factor 1 epsilon-1 isoform X2 yields the protein MAAAARPGPEELALLEKLLGLPKGNKYGVQGERKVPVLQTNNGPGLTGLITIAAHLVKQAKKDQLLGSTAEEKAVVQQWLEYRVTQVDGCSSKEDTRIILKNLNIHLEDKVYLAGNIFTLADVLMYYGLHHVMLWICQKKCILCGVQNALVYVM
- the EEF1E1 gene encoding eukaryotic translation elongation factor 1 epsilon-1 isoform X1, yielding MAAAARPGPEELALLEKLLGLPKGNKYGVQGERKVPVLQTNNGPGLTGLITIAAHLVKQAKKDQLLGSTAEEKAVVQQWLEYRVTQVDGCSSKEDTRIILKNLNIHLEDKVYLAGNIFTLADVLMYYGLHHVMMDLTVQEKEKYLNVSRWFNHIQHYPGVRQHLSNVIFIKNRLYTNAH